GAGTCGACGTCAAGTCGCAACAAAGCGAGTCCATTATCTCAACTTTTGGCCAAACGAATTGTTGCCAACCTTTGGGAGACGGCAGATCGACAGCTTTCCAGTATATCCAACATGTCTGACTGTAGCAGATTAAGTGAAACAGAGTCCGGTTTCTGTGAAGCAGAGAAATCTTCACATAGATCTTCTCTGGAGTCGGTGATGACAAACTTGTCAGTTTCAAGCGGCTTCGCTTCTGTAGATGGGTCTTCTCCGCATTTTAACAGACGCGCAACAACCCCGCTTACTAAACATGAATTAGCTGCGATGAACCGTTCCGCGCTTAGGTCGAGAAATCGCACTGCATCTGACTCAAAAAAAGTGATGGTTAAGCGTGCTTTGACATGGAATAGCACCAGAGGAAAGAAATCATTTCCACCGCTTAGACAGCGCGTTAAAAAACACGTACAGTTTCCAGCTGACGTTTTATTAGACATAGCAGTCAGAAACGACGACTTCGTCGAGACTTGCAATTTAATAAAATCTGGTAAAGTTGACTATAACCGTGTTGGGTGCAACAGCCTAACACCACTACATCGCGCAGCAATTGATGGCAGCTACAAGTGCCTTCAACTTTTAATCGATCTTGGAGCTAATGTTAATATTCAAGACGAACAGGGCTGGAGGCCGTTACACGATGCCGTCTTCCACGGACACGTCCATTGTGCCGTCGCCTTGATAAACGCTGGCGCAGACCTGAACGCCGAAACAGAAGATTTTCGAACGGTTTTAGATTTAGCGGAAAATGATAGAATGCTCCGCACAGTTGGAAGAGCTTTGATTGTAAAAAACTGCGATGAAGATACAACTGAAATAACTTCGTACTTCGAAGACGAAGTATTTGAAGAAGTGCTTAATCCAGACAGGGAAACTTGTGTATAGGAAAGATACATTTGATCGTGATCATGAAACGAACTCCACTTTTGGTTTCAAGCCATTTCAGTGAGCGCCGAAACCACATTTTTGTATCACAAgaattcgttcttaaaaatgtaCAACAAATTTGGATGAAGTGATAGTATAATAAAAGAACTCTTCGTGGAGAACGTCTTTATAATGAGGAAAAGCAACCATTGCaaacaaattttaatttaattttgcttcgtctcttttgttttaaataagTACAAAAATCAACTTTTCTGTTTCTTAGAGCATTATCTTAAAAATTTCTTACTCTTCCAACACTTAAACAATGAGATACCGAATTAACCAATTtaaaggttttgacgacaagaTGAGCAAAGAAAGTGAACCATTACTTTAAAAACGTAGCTACTAGTCCAGTTACAAGGTACTTCGACCATATCGTACAAAGAGAAGGAAATAAGAAAATCGCCGCAAAGGACTTACTCGGATAGCTcaaagttgtattttgaagACACATTCTGTTGACGCTA
The genomic region above belongs to Montipora capricornis isolate CH-2021 chromosome 5, ASM3666992v2, whole genome shotgun sequence and contains:
- the LOC138048491 gene encoding serine/threonine-protein phosphatase 6 regulatory ankyrin repeat subunit B-like, which codes for MTQALHKACEEGSLLLVSLLLERGVDVNSKDTQGRTPLHIASATGDRLLAELLFQEGANLSSVSSCGEIPLDCSCDEDMTFLLVRMMAREGNGQLAKERLQLEALSDKIREKITRELESTSSRNKASPLSQLLAKRIVANLWETADRQLSSISNMSDCSRLSETESGFCEAEKSSHRSSLESVMTNLSVSSGFASVDGSSPHFNRRATTPLTKHELAAMNRSALRSRNRTASDSKKVMVKRALTWNSTRGKKSFPPLRQRVKKHVQFPADVLLDIAVRNDDFVETCNLIKSGKVDYNRVGCNSLTPLHRAAIDGSYKCLQLLIDLGANVNIQDEQGWRPLHDAVFHGHVHCAVALINAGADLNAETEDFRTVLDLAENDRMLRTVGRALIVKNCDEDTTEITSYFEDEVFEEVLNPDRETCV